One region of Plasmodium vivax chromosome 7, whole genome shotgun sequence genomic DNA includes:
- a CDS encoding ribosomal RNA methyltransferase, putative (encoded by transcript PVX_098870A): protein MGKLSKDRRDIYYRKAKENGYRARSSFKLIQINEKFGIFKLFDPQRCGEKEKDKIGSIYNENFCYNVVDLCAAPGSWSQVLKNICLYNYYQMLHWESKNEGTPPNCVEHEKFLNDFSLYINFNDELEKRIESLAKNNFVKMPKIIAVDLQEIGNMKYVQIIQGDITKASTVHQILRCMRDGTSADDTVLGSAQLDEQNSQRNNSPTYAHAVVSDGAPDITGMNDIDEFIQSQLILSSLKVCCSVLKIGGNFISKIFRGEHTGLLILHLNKFFERVYVCKPQSSRNKSLESFLVCLNFSLPLSSITALSSHTGEGEKFNRQNMPQEELRKMHAKLIAQKDDEGGIRRGGKSLGREEKRNDTSGEELSAEGEDDSQVESEGNKGEEKGENELAHINECASDDETGNILKGDKQNDCGSGRGDTLTGGKFQSKNFAHKNVDIFNFYCSDSDEEIKYFNSDDEEVVNEYIASEVFMNEKLFSFVATQNYYDSDKSYLLPQNYVRHEPQLMPLQPPYLLSLQKKRQEGKKP from the coding sequence ATGGGGAAGCTGAGCAAAGATAGGAGAGACATCTACTACCGGAAGGCCAAGGAGAACGGGTACCGAGCGAGGAGCTCCTTCAAGCTAATCCAGATAAACGAAAAGTTCGGAATCTTCAAATTATTTGACCCCCAAAGGTgtggggagaaggaaaaggacaaGATAGGGAgcatatataatgaaaactTCTGCTACAATGTAGTCGACTTGTGCGCAGCCCCCGGCAGCTGGTCGCAGGTGCTGAAGAATATCTGCCTGTACAACTACTACCAGATGCTCCACTGGGAAAGCAAAAACGAGGGAACTCCTCCCAACTGCGTTGAACACGAAAAGTTTTTAAACGACTTTTCTCTCTACATCAATTTTAACGATGAGCTGGAGAAGCGGATAGAAAGCTTGgccaaaaataattttgtgaaaatgcCAAAAATTATAGCCGTGGATTTACAAGAAATAGGAAATATGAAATATGTGCAAATTATACAAGGTGATATAACCAAAGCGTCCACTGTGCATCAGATTTTGAGATGCATGCGGGATGGCACCTCTGCGGATGACACCGTCCTGGGGAGTGCTCAGCTAGACGAACAAAACTCACAAAGGAACAACTCCCCCACGTACGCACACGCCGTTGTGAGCGACGGAGCGCCAGACATAACCGGCATGAATGACATAGACGAATTCATTCAGTCCCAACTTATTTTATCGAGTCTGAAGGTCTGCTGCtccgttttaaaaataggagGAAATTTTATTAGTAAAATATTTCGAGGTGAACACACTGGCCTGCTCATTCTACATTTGAATAAATTCTTCGAGAGGGTCTACGTGTGTAAACCGCAAAGCAGTCGGAATAAAAGTTTGGAGTCCTTCCTCGTTTGTTTGAACTTCTCCCTACCGCTGTCCAGCATTACAGCGCTGAGCAGTCatacgggggagggggaaaaatttaaTCGGCAGAATATGCCTCAAGAAGAACTTCGAAAAATGCATGCAAAGTTAATCGCTCAGAAGGACGACGAGGGAGGAATTCGTAGGGGGGGTAAATCCCTCgggagggaggaaaaaaggaatgatACAAGTGGGGAGGAACTCTCCGCCGAGGGGGAAGATGATAGCCAAGTTGAATCGGAGGGGAacaaaggtgaagaaaaaggcgaaaacgAGCTTGCACACATAAATGAATGCGCCAGTGATGATGAAACGGGGAACATATTAAAGGGAGACAAACAGAATGACTGCGGCTCCGGACGTGGTGATACTCTAACGGGGGGAAAATTTCAAAGTAAAAACTTCGcccacaaaaatgtggacaTATTCAATTTTTACTGCTCTGATAGTGACGAagagataaaatatttcaactCAGACGATGAAGAGGTTGTAAATGAGTACATCGCGTCGGAAGTTTTTATGAATGAAAAGCTCTTTTCCTTTGTCGCCACGCAGAATTATTACGACTCGGATAAGTCCTACTTGCTCCCGCAGAATTACGTTCGGCATGAGCCCCAGCTTATGCCGCTTCAACCCCCTTATTTGTTGTCTTTACAGAAGAAAAGGcaagaggggaagaagccatAA
- a CDS encoding tRNA pseudouridine synthase, putative (encoded by transcript PVX_098875A): MNALTIRLKIRHPHMALQDLQRVYVKEINKKLKHMQVIDMRSVPNFFDARLNCIHRTYLYFFMDKNYNFERMKEGCKLFLGEHDFSNFCKKRKNSTCFRRTILKFEVRRMDKKFHYFKIKGTSFLYNQIRHMVAALFQLGTGNLEVEDLANMLNNHPCRDKNFKIADEDGLLLYSFKFSDLNFNVHVDNRVFSHLMEKAIQSAVLLVSLCYPRKVKRPNCGFFEDILDEDDHGEGDEKCPP, from the exons ATGAACGCCCTGACCATACGGCTGAAAATTCGGCACCCCCACATGGCCCTGCAAGACTTGCAAAGAGTGTACGTTAAGGAGATAAACAAAAAGTTGAAACATATGCAGGTGATCGACATGCGAAGtgttcccaatttttttgacGCGCG GCTAAATTGCATACATAGGACCTACTTATACTTCTTCATGGACAAGAATTACAATTTCGAGCGAATGAAGGAGGGCTGCAAGTTATTC ctGGGGGAACacgatttttcaaatttttgcaagaagaggaaaaacagcACCTGCTTCAG AAGGACCATCCTCAAGTTTGAGGTCAGGCGCATGGATAAAAAGTTCCACTACTTCAAAATAAAGGGAACATCCTTTCTGTACAACCAG ATTAGACACATGGTCGCCGCACTATTCCAGTTGGGCACAGGGAACCTGGAAGTGGAGGACCTAGCCAACATGCTGAACAACCACCCCTGTAGGGataagaa CTTCAAAATAGCGGATGAAGATGGGCTGCTGTTATATTCCTTCAAATTTAGCGACCTTAACTTTAACGTCCACGTTGACAACCGCGTGTTTTCTCACCTGATGGAAAAGGCCATACAGAGTGCGGTGCTCTTGGTTTCTCTCTGCTACCCTCGGAAGGTGAAGCGACCGAATTGCGGCTTTTTTGAAGACATCCTCGATGAAGATGACCATGGCGAGGGCGATGAGAAGTGCCCCCCTTAG
- a CDS encoding transporter, putative (encoded by transcript PVX_098880A), whose protein sequence is MGKKEKADEMSDGKNDEELLSNSLPQRGVIREKGPHSAPPVGNNPLRKENPRKGENASREHVEDTHISNANGCGSDAPPKYSIFIDKEGAINSILSSTFAGIMSRTVTAPLDRVKYIMQVTNNLPISEIFEIIKKDGIVCGFFRGNCVNIVKIIPELSIKMYSYEFFKLNVYNYYRGGGCISGDGGAATANTAVANVSAANTANYARDQENLDIPFFIRFIIGSSSGVIAALFIYPLEIVKTRLIVSNKNDHNGIAKCFYNIYKNERCRNFYNGLSMHFYGVILFSGCNMSIYDYMKYLFFTLYRDYIHSTHCIPSGGNSGGDGAAGGAEAKRGTPQNTGSNGSSSSGSSSGSSSGNRRSGAGETFFKYNLLNGLSRFRKNSTHWNNPPYEHHKESHLNKSECSYCNYRVKNVNCLSFLFFGITSSFIAQIVSYPFLVLRTRMQTLNNEIATNYLNSERKHIKSCSFILYNVRVYGFRSLYRGRPAGRRPGGGQRTA, encoded by the coding sequence atggggaagaaggaaaaggcagaCGAAATGAGTGACggtaaaaatgatgaagagcTGCTTAGTAATTCCCTTCCACAGCGGGGCGTAATAAGGGAAAAGGGCCCACACAGCGCACCCCCCGTGGGGAATAACCCCCTGAGAAAGGAAAATCCCCGGAAAGGTGAAAATGCATCACGCGAGCATGTGGAAGACACGCACATTAGTAACGCCAACGGCTGTGGGAGCGATGCCCCCCCAAAGTACAGCATCTTTATAGATAAAGAAGGCGCCATAAACAGCATTTTGAGCTCCACCTTCGCGGGGATAATGTCCAGAACAGTTACAGCCCCACTGGACAGGGTAAAGTACATCATGCAGGTGACAAACAATTTACCCATTTCcgaaatttttgaaattataaaaaaggacgGAATTGTATGCGGGTTCTTCAGGGGGAACTGCGTGAACATCGTGAAGATCATCCCGGAGCTctccataaaaatgtactccTACGAGTTTTTCAAGCTTAACGTGTACAACTActacaggggggggggctgTATTAGCGGTGATGGCGGCGCCGCAACCGCTAACACGGCAGTCGCTAACGTCtccgccgctaacaccgccaacTACGCGAGGGACCAGGAGAACCTGGACATTCCCTTCTTCATCCGCTTCATCATAGGGAGCTCCAGCGGGGTCATAGCGGCGCTGTTCATTTACCCCCTCGAAATAGTCAAAACGAGGCTAATCGTCTCCAACAAAAATGACCACAACGGAATTGCCAAGTGCTTTTAcaacatttataaaaacgagCGATGCAGGAACTTCTACAACGGACTGTCCATGCACTTCTATGGAGTCATCCTCTTTTCAGGCTGCAACATGAGCATTTACGATTATATgaagtaccttttttttacactctaCAGGGATTACATTCACTCTACGCACTGCATCCCGAGTGGGGGTAACTCCGGTGGAGACGGtgccgcggggggggcagaAGCGAAGCGGGGCACGCCACAAAATACAGGCAGTAACGGTAGCAGCAGTAGCGGCAGCAGCAGTGGCAGCAGTAGTGGCAACCGCAGAAGCGGAGCAGGCGAAACCTTCTTCAAGTACAACCTTCTAAACGGACTGTCCcgttttagaaaaaattccaCCCACTGGAATAACCCACCCTACGAGCACCACAAGGAAAGtcacctgaacaagtcagaaTGTTCCTACTGCAACTATCGAGTAAAAAACGTCAACTGTCTGTCCTTCCTATTTTTTGGTATCACCAGTTCGTTCATCGCCCAAATTGTTAGCTACCCCTTTCTCGTTCTGCGGACCCGCATGCAAACCCTCAACAATGAGATAGCaacaaattatttgaatAGCGAGAGGAAGCACATCAAGTCGTGCAGCTTCATTCTGTACAACGTCAGGGTCTACGGCTTCAGGTCCCTCTACCGAGGTAGGCCAGCAGGGAGGCGGCCAGGGGGCGGCCAGAGGACGGCATGA